A stretch of Saccharothrix texasensis DNA encodes these proteins:
- a CDS encoding NUDIX hydrolase, which yields MTSSGVATTFLVLLALAVLIGPWTLGTANRLDRLHVRTDAAWAALDAALARRAVVTRAVAAVCGKPELRAAADRAERSTRPDREAAENRLSALLEALDRSVLEPALAAELSDAEQRVVLARRVHNDAVRDTLALRRRRSVRWLRLAGTAPTPSYFEIAEPGGDVEASTLTQRVSARVVLLDADDRVLLFEGFDPTRPDELFWFTVGGGVEPGEDVRTAAVRELFEETGVEVSDDELVGPVWKRHAVFAFDGLNYAAVEWFFVGKVEAVDVDTSRFNEIEQQTIRRHRWWSVAELAATDATVYPVQLAEVLPGALVGWDGTTRSVR from the coding sequence GTGACCAGTTCCGGCGTCGCGACGACGTTCCTGGTGCTGCTGGCGCTGGCCGTGCTGATCGGGCCGTGGACGCTCGGCACGGCCAACCGGCTCGACCGGCTGCACGTGAGGACGGACGCGGCCTGGGCGGCCCTGGACGCGGCCCTGGCGCGGCGCGCCGTGGTGACGCGGGCGGTGGCGGCGGTGTGCGGCAAGCCCGAGCTGCGCGCGGCGGCGGACCGGGCCGAGCGGTCGACCCGGCCGGACCGGGAAGCGGCGGAGAACCGGCTCTCGGCGTTGCTCGAGGCGCTGGACCGGTCGGTGCTGGAACCGGCGCTCGCGGCCGAGCTGTCCGACGCGGAACAACGGGTGGTGCTGGCCCGGCGGGTGCACAATGACGCCGTGCGCGACACGCTGGCGCTGCGCCGGCGGCGGTCCGTGCGGTGGTTGCGGCTGGCGGGCACCGCGCCGACGCCGTCCTACTTCGAGATCGCCGAACCCGGCGGCGACGTCGAGGCGTCCACCTTGACCCAGCGCGTGTCGGCGCGGGTCGTGCTGCTGGACGCCGACGACCGGGTGCTGTTGTTCGAGGGCTTCGACCCGACCCGGCCGGACGAGCTGTTCTGGTTCACCGTCGGGGGTGGGGTCGAGCCCGGGGAGGACGTCCGGACCGCGGCGGTGCGGGAGCTGTTCGAGGAGACCGGTGTCGAGGTCTCCGACGACGAGCTGGTCGGTCCGGTGTGGAAGCGGCACGCCGTGTTCGCCTTCGACGGCTTGAACTACGCGGCGGTCGAGTGGTTCTTCGTCGGAAAGGTGGAGGCAGTCGACGTGGACACCTCGCGGTTCAACGAGATCGAGCAGCAGACCATCCGCCGGCACCGGTGGTGGTCGGTGGCGGAACTGGCGGCCACCGACGCGACGGTGTACCCGGTGCAGCTGGCCGAGGTGCTGCCCGGCGCGCTGGTCGGGTGGGACGGCACGACCCGTTCGGTCCGATGA
- a CDS encoding PH domain-containing protein, whose protein sequence is MIDFEKQSVFKLAPCRPEDIASQVSPILIQGEQIVSSFKTVRDFVVFTTKRVIAVNVQGMTGRKKDFTSLPYSRVQAFSIETAGTFDMDAELDLWFSGLGQVRLEFKGHADVRLLGQMIATFIL, encoded by the coding sequence GTGATCGACTTCGAGAAGCAGTCAGTCTTCAAGCTGGCGCCGTGCCGGCCCGAGGACATCGCGTCGCAGGTGTCGCCGATCCTCATCCAGGGCGAGCAGATCGTGTCGAGCTTCAAGACGGTGCGCGACTTCGTGGTGTTCACCACCAAGCGGGTGATCGCGGTGAACGTCCAGGGCATGACCGGCCGCAAGAAGGACTTCACGTCGCTGCCCTACAGCCGGGTGCAGGCGTTCTCCATCGAGACCGCGGGCACGTTCGACATGGACGCCGAGCTCGACCTGTGGTTCAGCGGCCTGGGCCAGGTGCGGCTGGAGTTCAAGGGCCACGCCGACGTGCGGCTGCTCGGGCAGATGATCGCGACGTTCATCCTCTAG